The Ananas comosus cultivar F153 linkage group 2, ASM154086v1, whole genome shotgun sequence genome contains a region encoding:
- the LOC109706751 gene encoding L-galactose dehydrogenase-like has product MATKRRELDNTGLRLSYVGFGTSPLSNVFGRVSPAVVVVAVRHALDLGINFFDTFPYYRGGSARQVPQGDRGAARGGRRLHQVRALRRRFDFSAERVSHGVNESLARLNLDYVNILYCHDIEFAPFVDQER; this is encoded by the exons ATGGCGACGAAGCGGCGCGAGCTCGACAACACGGGGCTGAGGCTCAGCTACGTCGGCTTCGGCACCTCCCCTCTTAGCAACGTATTCGGCCGCGTCTCCCCTGCCGTCGTGGTCGTTGCCGTGCGCCACGCCCTCGACCTTGGGATCAACTTCTTCGACACCTTCCC GTACTATAGGGGGGGCAGTGCTCGGCAAGTGCCTCAGGGAGATCGGGGCGCCGCAAGAGGAGGTCGTCGTCTCCACCAAGTACGAGCACTACGCAGACGGTTCGACTTTAGTGCCGAGCGCGTGTCGCACGGCGTCAACGAGAGCCTCGCCCGCCTCAATCTCGACTACGTCAACATCCTCTATTGCCACGACATCGAGTTCGCCCCTTTCGTCGATCAG